TGGAACCCGACCGGGAGTACACGGTGGCCGCCGACGACGGGCTGCCGATCGTGGTCGAGGAGGTCAACCCGGCTGATGGCGGTGCCGCCGAGCTGACCGTGGTGCTGGTGCACGGCTACGTACTGGATCGCCGTTGCTGGCACTTCCAACGTCGTGACCTGCCGTTGCTGACCGACCCCAGGGTCCGAGTGATCTCCTACGATCAGCGCAGCCACGGCCGCTCCGGCCGAGGACCGACCTCGACGTCGACCATCGAGCAGCTCGGTCGGGACCTGGCCGGAATCCTGCGGGTCGCCGCGCCCACCGGACCGCTGGTCCTGGTGGGGCACTCGATGGGCGGCATGACCGTCATGGCGCTGGCCGAGCAGTATCCGGAGCTGTTCGTCGAGCGGATCAAAGCCGTGGCCCTGGTCGGCACGGCCGCCGGGGAGCTGGCCCGGTCCGGCCTGGCGAAGTCGTTCCTCAACCGCCGCAACCCGATGGCCAGAAGCGTCGGCCGGGTCGCCGCCTGGCAGCCGGGCCTGTTCGAGATGGTCCGCCGGGCGGGCGGCGGGATCACCCGCAGCGGGGTTCGGTCGATCGCCTTCGGCGACCGCAAGGTCCACCCACGGCTCGTGGAC
This Actinoalloteichus hymeniacidonis DNA region includes the following protein-coding sequences:
- a CDS encoding alpha/beta fold hydrolase, with translation MKPWHVVGMVGGLVGAALGAAVGVAAHSAKLAAQREQDADPLAEEALGALEPDREYTVAADDGLPIVVEEVNPADGGAAELTVVLVHGYVLDRRCWHFQRRDLPLLTDPRVRVISYDQRSHGRSGRGPTSTSTIEQLGRDLAGILRVAAPTGPLVLVGHSMGGMTVMALAEQYPELFVERIKAVALVGTAAGELARSGLAKSFLNRRNPMARSVGRVAAWQPGLFEMVRRAGGGITRSGVRSIAFGDRKVHPRLVDLMVEMINGTPLQVVTDFLETLSTHDRVTALVGLRHCHVLVLAGDADRITPFWHSEVIARELPDAEFVRVAGAGHMVMLEQPEQCTEAIRQLIRQAHGERRTPSARQRIEQAEA